Within Nocardia terpenica, the genomic segment ACAGGAACAAATCTCGGCGGACATGGCGAAGAATCCGAACACACGGCTGTGGGGCGACGCCGCGGCGAACGGGCTGGCATTCGAACCCATCATTGATGGCGACACCTTGCCTGTGCTGCCGATTCACGCCCTCCAGCACGGTGATTCGGCTGATGTCGACCTCCTGGTCGGCACCAACACCGAAGAGACGATGATCGCCTTCGCCCCCTCGGGTGTCGACCACGTCCAGGCATCGATGCTTCATCCGATCGCGCGGCGAGCCGGTCTTCCCCCCATCCGGGCTCTTGAGGCGTACCGCGCCGAGCGCCCGGCCGGACGTCCGGTCGACCACGCCACCGCCATCCTCACCGATCAGACCTATCGAATCCCGGCCTTGCGCACCGCCGAAACCCACCCGCGCGCTTATGTCTACGAGTTCGCCTGGCGCTCACCGGGATTCGACGGCCAACTGGGGGCCTGTCACGGCGCCGAGCTTCCCTTCGTCTTCGACAACCTCGACAGCCCCGATTGGAAAACACTGGTAGGCGACGCACCGCCCCAGAAACTCGCCGACCGGATGCACGCCACCTGGATCCGATTCGCTCGCACCGGAGACCCGGGATGGGACCGCTACGACTCCGGCAAACGAGTCGTCATGATCTTCGACGGCAACTCCAGAACGGTCTCCGATCCCCGAGGTATCACTCGCGCCGTGTGGTCCGGTCGGCAATGACGTAGCCGAGGAGACAGCCGATCGTTTCCCCGACCATGCTGCCCGCAACATCACGTGAAGGAGGATAACCATGTCCGACACAGTGACCGCCCAGCGGTACGTTGTCCGCTATCCGAACGTCGAAGCACTGCAGTTCGACGGCACCGACGAGTGCGCTCGCCAGCTGCAGCAATGGGGCGCGCCGGTCTGCCCGGACCCGCTACCCGATGGCGGCTGGATGCTCGAATGCACGGCGATCGGCGCCTACCGGCCGCAATCGCTCTACCACAACGTCTGGGTGATTCACTCCGAACTCGGCTGGGACATCTGCGAGCCGGAACAGTTCGAGCGCATGTACACGAGAGCGGGGTGAGTACCTCGGACGGACGGGGCTGTGCACCATCGAAGTCGGCTCTGGCACAACGATTCAGGACAGGTCGGATCCGATCCGATCACCACGTTGTCCACCACCGATCACGAAGTGTCTCAGTGGGATTGCCCGGCCCGATGGCCACGTGGTGGAGTTGAGCGATGTCGCCGGATGGACCAAGGATGAGTTGATCGCGCGCATCTTGGATATCCAGTTCCCGGCCCTGAAGACCGGACCCAGGCATCACAACTGCAACTCGTGAGCAGGTACCCGAGGCCGCGGTTGGCCAAGTTCGAACCGATAGGCAGCGAGGGCGAGGGGGCGGCGTTCGGCCGTGAACGCTTCGAGTCCGGCGGGGAGGTCGGCGGCCTGGCGGAGGCTGCGGGCGAGCACGATCGCGTCTTCGATCGCCGAGGTCGCTCCTCGGCCGGCTAAGGGTGACGCAGCGTGCGCGGCGTCGCCGACCAGCACGATGCGGTCGGTGTGCCACGGCCCGTCGGGTGCGAGGTCATAGAGCGCGATCGGGGTGCTGACCTCGGAGGCGTCGATGAGGTCGCCGACCTCGGTGTCGCGCACCGACTCCAGCATCACCGCCACGTCCGGGATGTCATCGGGTGCCGCTGTGTTCTCCAGGATGGCCCAGAACGATCCCGCACGGACGTCGCCGACGTAACCGACCAACCCGGATGAGCGCGTCCAGAAGTGCAGTACCCCGGTAGGCAGCCCGGGTACGCACTTCGGATGATGGCAGTAACGGATGACTTCTCCGGTAAAGGCCAGCTGAGTGGCGTTCCCGATAGCCTCCCGCGTGGTCGACCGAGCCCCGTCGGCGCCGACGATGAGATCGGCGGTCAGGTCCTCGGCTCGTGCGGCGCACCCATACCGGCAGCGGACGCCTGCCTGGTCGAGCCGATCACGCAGGGCGGCAAGCAGATCGCGACGCCACACATGGGTACTCGGCCACTGATGCGTGGGTTCGTAGCGCGAGTACTCGCCCCCCTGCCCCGTCCGAGTGTCGACATACGCCGCCCTGACCACCGGAAACCCGGCAGTACGGACACGGTCACCGACACCGAGTCGCTCCAGCACCGTCATCGCTGAGGGACCGAGAGTGAGCCAGCCCCGGACATCGGCCGATCGTGAGTCGGCCTCGTAGACCTCCACCACTGCACCGACCTCGGCGAGCGCCAGCGCCGCACAGGCCCCAGCAATCCCGCCGCCGATGACGGCCACTCTCACCCCGGAGATTGTCACTAGATCAGGCTAGGAGACCCGGCTACCGAACTTGGCCGATATCACCGACTTCCTCTCTGCCAAGAGTGGTAGCCGACCTCCAACCGTCGAGTCGTGCAGTTGCCGAAAGCCCTGAGCGCACTTTCGAGCGGACTATGATGACACACCCCACGAAGAGTTGACGTCGCACGACACGACAGGATTCGGTGGTCATGAACGGCCTCACAATGGACCAGTGGTGGTTCCGCTCCGGCGTTCTGGCGGTGGTCACTCTCTGGCGGGTATATCAGACAATCCGCCGCCCCTCGGTCACGTCGGCGCTGATCACGGTCGGAATCCTCGCGGTTGCAGCCAGTTTCGTCTTCGAAGCGCTGGGAAACTCGGAGAATCTCAAGGGCGGCCGGCCTTTCCTGCCCACCTCGATAGAAGTACTGCTGCTGATGGTGGGCTGGCTCGCCCTCGGAGCGTATTACGCTCACGCCGACGCGAGCCGGGTGGCGTGGCGGATCGTCATGTTCCTCGTCGGATTGGCCTCGGTGAGCTTCCTTCTGATCGCCGTCATCGGATTCGTCATCCCCGCTGGGATAAACCTCTACAACTTCACCGTCGGCGAAGTGGTGCTGTACTACCTGGCGCAGCTGCTGATCTACCCGGGATTGAACGGGGCCGTCGGATATCTGGCCTACCGGCACACGCGCCGGTCGCGCGGTGCGTTGCGCGCCGCCTTGACACTGACGACATTCAGCCTGTGGCTGCTGACGCCGATGCTGGTGGTCCGGTTCGTCGAAGTGTGGGACCGATATCGCGGAATTGCGGTACCGCGCTTCATCATGCCGATGTGGCAGGGCATGTATTTCTGCGGCGCGACCCTTCTGTTCGTCAGCTTCATTGCGGTGGCAGCAGCACACCGCACCAAACAACTGGCCGACATGTGGCGTGCGGTGCGCGACAACCGGAAGCTGCGGCGGCTTCTGCACGACCTGGAAGCGATCTCACCACCGCATTTCGCCTATCCCCAGACCGGCTGGACACCCCTGCTGCTGAAGCCGCACACCGCGCGCATGACCGCCCGCATCGAATGCCGCGACCGTCTGGTCACCCTGAGCCCACACCTCGGCGCGGAACTGACGCCTCACGACTGCAATGAACCGGCCGCGGTCGCACGAGCGATCGCCATGCTTCACCGGAGCAGCGGACGACCGCCCGAAACCATGTCCACACAACCGATCGCGATCTTGACCGAGGAGTCACCCGAGAACGATTTACTGGTCAAACTCGCCGAAAGCTACTGCCGCCTCACAGAGAGGTAGCGACGGGGCTCATCCTCGACGGACCGGACGACCGTGCCAGCCGCCTTCCAACAGTCGGGGTGCCTCTACATCTGGCGGCCCGGCGAGCTGGAGGCTTGGTACGTGCGGTTCACCCGCCCCTCCGCGGACCCAGGCAGCAGCGCCTGGAACGCGCTGCGATCGCTTGCGATCGGGTCCCGCCGTCAAGGCCAGCTCGCCGAACCCCGAAAACCGGCTCGTGGTGCGGCAATTGGAACGTGACTGGGAACATGTCAGAACAAACTCTCACTACGCAATGGCAACTGATCGAGGACCACGAACGCTCCCTGCGTCAGCGTCCCACGCGGTTGTCGGCGGCCGAATTGGCCGTGATCGGTGCTGTCGCAGACGATATCCCGGCGCTGTGGTCGGCGCCGACAACCACCGTCGGCGACCGCAAGAAGCTGATCCGTGCCGCCATCGATAAGGTCACCGTCACCCCCGCGGGTGCCATGCACACCACCATCTGCTAGGCCGCGGCCACCACACCGACGCTGACCTGGTCCGCCCCGTCGCCCGCATTGACCAGCTGTCCTACTACCCAGCCCTGACCGAACTACTCGCCACGCTGGTCGGTGCAGGACTGGACAACAGCGTAGTCGCCGACCAGCTCGCAGCCGAGGGCTGGCGCACACCCCGGTTACACGACCGCTTCAACATCGGCGAGATTCAGCACCTGATCCGCCGCCTGGGCCTGCGGCCCGGCCTTGAGCACGACCGCACAAGCGATCGGGGACGTCTCGGCCTCGACCAATGGTGGCTCAGCGCCCTCGCCCGCGAAATCGGCACGCCCACAGTGACTCTCTACAACTGGGTGCGCCGCGGCTGGGCCACCGGCCGCCAGGACAGCCGCCCGCCCTACCGCTGGATCATCACCGCCGATCCGGCCGAGGTCGCACGTCTGCACGCCTTGCACCGGCTCCCACAACCGCCGCCCCTGGATCCCCGACAACCCCACAAACGCCAAAGCTCAACCACCACAAGGAGAACCAGCATCATGAGCAAATCCGATTACACAGATCGCATTGAGAACAACCCACCTCGACGGGGTTGAGGTCCGGGCGTAGGCCCGTAGCTGGCCGACCGTGAACCAGTCCCGGTCGGCGACATAGCTGCGTATCCCGAGGCCAGGTGTGTATTCAGGTTTGTCCCAGACCAGCATAACCTTGCTGCCGGTGAGCGTCGGCGAGCAAATCCCGGTAGTTGGTCCACGCGAAACTCTGTCTGGCCGAACGGCTTCGGTCGTAGCAGTGCGGCCGATAGATCAGCCGGGACCAGTCGCCGGGCCGATAGCAACACAGCGCGCTCTTTGACCTCGGCGTATCTGCGTGCATGGGCGACGCAAAGCTGGGCCGACGGCGCGGTCGCATGCAGCCCGCCCTCGCAGCCTTCGACACGGCAATGCCAACCGTAGGTGGGGTGGTGC encodes:
- a CDS encoding FAD-dependent oxidoreductase; translated protein: MRVAVIGGGIAGACAALALAEVGAVVEVYEADSRSADVRGWLTLGPSAMTVLERLGVGDRVRTAGFPVVRAAYVDTRTGQGGEYSRYEPTHQWPSTHVWRRDLLAALRDRLDQAGVRCRYGCAARAEDLTADLIVGADGARSTTREAIGNATQLAFTGEVIRYCHHPKCVPGLPTGVLHFWTRSSGLVGYVGDVRAGSFWAILENTAAPDDIPDVAVMLESVRDTEVGDLIDASEVSTPIALYDLAPDGPWHTDRIVLVGDAAHAASPLAGRGATSAIEDAIVLARSLRQAADLPAGLEAFTAERRPLALAAYRFELGQPRPRVPAHELQL